Proteins from a genomic interval of Zingiber officinale cultivar Zhangliang chromosome 2A, Zo_v1.1, whole genome shotgun sequence:
- the LOC122042155 gene encoding uncharacterized protein LOC122042155, whose translation MAKTTAGWIPHSKRVLLLFLLVVSVSTALVFLLRTNSDPCDSLRNGQPVTVDRTQILRQSDARVGARKNPLGFMKSKLVLLVSHELSLSGGPLLLMELAFLLRNVGSHVVWITYPKYEEKNEVTYSLEHKMLTRGVQVFSAKGQEAIDTAIKADLVILNTAVAGKWLDGILKEQIPQVVPKILWWIHEMRGHYFKLEYVKHLPFVAGAMIDSQTTTEYWKTRTHDRLKINMPETYVVHLGNSKDLMEIAEDNVAKRVLREHIRESLGVRSEDLIFAIINSVSRGKGQDLFLRSFYESLQIIREKKLRVPSMHAVIVGSDMNVQTKFETELREFVQSKDIEGRVHFVNKTLTVAPYLAAIDVLVQNSQARGECFGRITIEAMAFKLPVLGTAAGGTTEIVVNGSTGLLHPVGKEGVIPLATNMVKLATHVERRLTMGRKGYERVRERFMEHHMAERIASVLIQVIKKSKGRSRT comes from the exons ATGGCGAAAACGACTGCCGGATGGATCCCTCACAGCAAGCGCGTCCTCCTCCTCTTTCTCCTCGTCGTCTCCGTTTCCACCGCCCTCGTTTTCCTCCTCCGCACTAACTCAGATCCATGTGATTCCCTCCGGAATGGACAGCCGGTGACTGTGGACCGGACACAGATCCTGCGACAGTCAGATGCCCGCGTCGGCGCCCGGAAGAACCCTCTCGGTTTCATGAAGAGCAAACTCGTCCTTCTCGTCTCCCATGAACTCTCTCTTTCGG GAGGACCGTTGCTGCTAATGGAGTTGGCATTTCTCTTGAGAAATGTTGGTTCCCATGTGGTATGGATTACTTACCCAAAATATGAAGAAAAGAATGAAGTGACATATAGTCTGGAGCATAAGATGCTAACTCGGGGAGTACAG GTATTTTCTGCAAAAGGACAAGAGGCCATTGACACTGCGATTAAAGCTGATTTGGTTATTTTGAACACTGCTGTTGCTGGAAAGTGGCTTGATGGCATTCTCAAGGAACAAATTCCACAAGTTGTTCCAAAAATCTTGTGGTGGATACATGAAATGAGAGGACATTATTTCAAATTAGAATATGTGAAGCATCTTCCTTTTGTTGCCGGTGCTATGATCGACTCTCAAACAACAACTGAATATTGGAAAACTCGGACTCATGACCGTTTAAA gaTTAATATGCCAGAGACCTATGTTGTTCACCTAGGAAATAgtaaagatttgatggagattgcTGAAGACAATGTTGCAAAAAGAGTTCTTAGGGAGCATATACGTGAATCTCTTGGAGTTCGGAGTGAAGATCTTATATTTGCCATAATAAACA GCGTTTCCCGTGGGAAAGGACAAGATCTATTTCTTCGCTCATTTTATGAAAGCCTCCAAATCATCCGAGAGAAGAAGCTCCGAGTGCCATCGATGCATGCAGTTATAGTTGGAAGTGATATGAATGTTCAGACAAAATTTGAAACAGAACTCCGTGAGTTTGTTCAGAGTAAAGATATCGAGGGCCGTGTTCATTTTGTTAACAAAACACTAACAGTTGCACCATACTTGGCTGCAATCGACGTGCTGGTTCAGAACTCTCAG GCCCGTGGAGAGTGCTTTGGGAGGATAACCATAGAAGCTATGGCATTTAAATTGCCAGTATTG GGTACGGCTGCAGGTGGAACCACAGAAATTGTTGTGAATGGATCTACAGGTTTATTACATCCTGTCGGAAAGGAGGGCGTAATCCCACTCGCTACGAACATGGTAAAACTCGCCACACATGTTGAGCGAAGATTGACAATGGGAAGAAAAGGTTATGAGAGGGTGCGCGAGAGAT